gttttccttctttatcccGTTTCCCCCAACAAAAGTTTTCAGCAGAAAGAAGCAatagtggaaaaaaacaaaaacaaatacactTGCCCTGTTCGCTCTCTCCCATACCTAATAAAAGCCTTGTTCTCTTCCTAAACTGAGTCTGGAAGGGTACACTGGGGACACCTGCCACTTCACCCTCAGGCTTGAGTCTGTCCCCAGCCTGTCCCCTAGGGCTCCAAATATGCAGCAAAGTGTACCAGTTTTAAGAAACGTAAAATAAAGAACGGGTGATTTTTCACTAAAGAAAACCTTCAAATATTAGTGTTTTAAAACACCCGACTTAAAGTTACTTCTAAGCAGCCTGAAAGGTGAACGCAGGCGCATGTAAATACATCCTGGCCTAGCACTTTACAACCCGTGCGCCACTTTGAGGCCCCCCAAATATCCCAACCTGAGACGTACTTTGAAAACTGGAAGACATCACAGATTAACTTGTAGCTCTAGTCCCGTGTACCACCCATGAGGAGATCTAAGTGGTTAagtcacttgtccaaggtcaagCAGAGTCAGTTACAGGCAGGACTGGTCTGCGACCTCCTAATCTTTCCACTCCACCTTGCACTGGCCCTCGGTCGTCCACTCCCTGGAACCACGGATACGGCTTACAAGTCATTTGCAGGTCAGCGCCTCCCAAGCAACTGCACTTTTATTTGTTCTCCCCGTCTGCTCCAAAAAACTATTGAAAGCTCTCCCCACGCCTTCCCCCCAAGCCCAGGTGCCTCAAACCGAGGGAGCCCGTCGCGCCCAGAGCCGACTCACCCGCAGCCCGGGGCGCGGGAGCCCTCGGACGGACGCCGGCCCTCCCCGCAGTCCCGGCCGGAGCGGGCCCGGCCGACGACGAGTCCAGAAAGTCACCGGCGGGGGCCGCGGACGCGAAGGGCGAGTCGCGCCGCGCCGCCCCGCGGAGGCGCCGCAAACTTTTGCCGGCTCCTAAGTTGCCTGGCTCGGCGGTCGCGGGCCGCCTTCCCTCCCCGAACGCGGGAACGAGGGGGTGCCCCTTCCCCGGGCCGGAAGGGGCGGGCGAGCCGGACGACGGCCAAGTGGGGCCGGGGAGCGCGGCGCCCCGCACTCGGAGGCGCGCGGCGCGGGGCCAGGCCGGTCGCATTGTCTCCGCGGCCTCGGACCGacccgggcggcggcggcggcgtcgCGAGCGGGCGCGGCGAGGAGTTGCCATCCTGATTCTGCCGCCCCCTCGCTCCGCCGCCACCGCTCGCCGCCTTCTTTGTGCGTCTCCGCTGCCCTCGGGCCGCTGCGCCGCCCGCCTGACAGCTGAGGGGCTCTCCGCGCCGGTCTGCGTTCCCCTAGCCGCCGGCGGCGGAGCTCGGCCCGGCCCGAGGAGGAGCAAGAGAGAGCGTTGACAGATGCTGTCTCGAAGCGGCCAACGCCAGGGGAAAACCGGGACCGGCCCCGGGAGACACGACCGGCGACCAGTCCCTGCCCCACACTCCCCCTCC
This is a stretch of genomic DNA from Elephas maximus indicus isolate mEleMax1 chromosome 1, mEleMax1 primary haplotype, whole genome shotgun sequence. It encodes these proteins:
- the LOC126070011 gene encoding skin secretory protein xP2-like — its product is MTTVMKTKNQNLTQELQQFKHRTFLDGLSHYGTAQAGLVRLIAPGWGLTTGLRAVRFLTHRGGICEGAGVLESGGGAGSPRFLTERARLQSWAPGAGPEPRGRPRREGGEKGKREGPGTDGVPEGECGAGTGRRSCLPGPVPVFPWRWPLRDSICQRSLLLLLGPGRAPPPAARGTQTGAESPSAVRRAAQRPEGSGDAQRRRRAVAAERGGGRIRMATPRRARSRRRRRRPGRSEAAETMRPAWPRAARLRVRGAALPGPTWPSSGSPAPSGPGKGHPLVPAFGEGRRPATAEPGNLGAGKSLRRLRGAARRDSPFASAAPAGDFLDSSSAGPAPAGTAGRAGVRPRAPAPRAADELWNDIKDIIHEESKRSLKRQERKKRPKRMSEETQTCS